From the genome of Gemmatimonas phototrophica, one region includes:
- a CDS encoding ROK family transcriptional regulator has product MSTTVRCEVGVPSADLSRPRSLSTTILRLIWDEELISRAEIARRLDVSRSTVSEIVDGLIETRLIAEAGVGASNGGRRPIVLSFQDEAFTLMGVDVGASHVSVVVTDLRGHVRAWQRRPFDVHADADGTRALVQSLCDACLSSIDLSATPLLGIGMALPSPVDPLHPERVSRIALKRWNGVHGFEMLCERYSVPLLIDNDANLGALAEHWWGAARGLSNFTFIKIATGIGAGHFIDGRIYRGAGGVAGEIGHVTVDVHGNPCACGNRGCLTTYVGRPEMLSHARSLLPEYPDSLLQRGEVTMSSLEAAANASDALASRVVQEAAEHLGSVVASLLNLMNPSAVILGGSLCRLRERVLIPVREAVMRRTFVSAVASSEILTSALGDRAIAIGAATLVLDAVLSDPRARMPVPSSL; this is encoded by the coding sequence ATGTCCACCACCGTCCGCTGTGAGGTCGGCGTTCCCTCCGCCGACCTCTCCCGTCCCCGGTCGCTGTCCACGACGATTCTTCGACTCATCTGGGACGAAGAACTGATCTCGCGGGCCGAGATTGCACGCCGTTTGGATGTTTCCCGCTCCACTGTTTCTGAAATCGTGGACGGTCTCATTGAGACCCGGTTGATTGCCGAGGCCGGCGTGGGGGCCTCGAATGGTGGACGACGGCCCATAGTGCTCTCGTTTCAGGACGAAGCCTTCACCTTGATGGGTGTCGATGTTGGCGCGTCGCATGTGTCCGTGGTGGTCACCGATCTCCGCGGACACGTTCGCGCCTGGCAGCGGCGGCCTTTCGATGTGCATGCCGATGCCGATGGAACACGAGCGCTGGTCCAATCGCTGTGCGATGCCTGTCTCTCTTCCATTGACCTTTCGGCCACGCCATTACTGGGGATTGGGATGGCGTTGCCGTCACCGGTGGACCCCCTCCATCCGGAGCGGGTCTCGCGCATAGCCCTGAAGCGCTGGAATGGCGTGCATGGTTTCGAGATGCTGTGCGAGCGGTATAGCGTCCCCCTCCTTATCGATAACGACGCCAATCTCGGCGCCTTGGCGGAGCACTGGTGGGGGGCCGCACGTGGCCTCTCCAATTTCACGTTCATCAAGATTGCCACGGGTATCGGTGCCGGGCATTTCATTGACGGCCGCATTTACCGGGGTGCTGGTGGCGTCGCCGGTGAAATCGGCCACGTGACCGTGGATGTTCACGGGAACCCGTGCGCGTGCGGTAACCGCGGATGTCTCACCACGTACGTGGGACGCCCGGAGATGCTGTCGCACGCGCGTTCTCTGTTGCCGGAGTATCCTGACAGCCTGTTGCAGCGTGGCGAGGTCACCATGTCCTCCCTTGAGGCGGCGGCCAATGCCAGTGATGCCTTGGCGTCGCGGGTGGTACAGGAAGCGGCCGAACATCTCGGGTCGGTGGTCGCCAGCTTGCTCAACCTCATGAATCCGTCGGCGGTGATTCTAGGGGGCAGTCTGTGTCGGCTCCGGGAACGTGTCCTCATTCCCGTCCGCGAAGCGGTGATGCGTCGCACGTTCGTCAGTGCGGTGGCGTCGTCAGAAATACTTACCAGCGCCCTTGGCGATCGCGCCATCGCCATTGGTGCCGCGACCTTGGTCCTTGACGCGGTGCTCTCGGATCCGCGAGCACGTATGCCCGTTCCGTCCTCTCTCTAA
- a CDS encoding glycoside hydrolase family 16 protein — protein MRRTLFASLVLAVAGCSSSSTEAPARTLVWSDEFNGPAGQIADASSWSFDVGEDWGNAQLEYTTDRASNASLDGSGNLVITARRESFRGRQFTSARLITKGKRAFQYGRIEGRMKLPRGRGMWPAFWMLGADFPVTPWPAAGEIDIMEYRGQEPSTVVGSLHGPGYSGGAARSRSKTLTAARLDNSFHVYAVEWTPEKIEHFIDGELYFTTTKADLPGPWVFDKPFFLLLNLAVGGNFVGAPDDITTFPQQLTVDWVRVYEATP, from the coding sequence ATGCGCCGAACTCTCTTTGCCTCGCTCGTGCTGGCGGTCGCCGGCTGCTCGTCGTCGTCCACGGAAGCCCCTGCCCGCACGCTGGTGTGGTCGGATGAATTCAACGGCCCAGCCGGACAGATTGCGGACGCTTCCAGCTGGTCGTTTGATGTCGGGGAGGACTGGGGCAATGCCCAGTTGGAATACACGACAGACCGTGCCTCGAACGCCTCCCTCGACGGGAGCGGCAACCTGGTCATCACGGCGCGGCGCGAGAGTTTTCGCGGCCGGCAGTTCACCTCGGCGCGGCTCATTACCAAGGGCAAACGGGCGTTTCAGTACGGGCGCATTGAGGGACGCATGAAGCTACCGCGCGGGCGTGGCATGTGGCCCGCGTTCTGGATGCTGGGCGCCGACTTTCCGGTCACCCCGTGGCCAGCGGCCGGTGAGATTGACATCATGGAGTACCGAGGGCAGGAACCGAGCACCGTGGTGGGCAGCCTGCACGGTCCTGGCTATTCCGGCGGCGCTGCACGATCGAGATCGAAGACGCTTACCGCGGCTCGACTGGACAACAGCTTCCACGTGTACGCGGTGGAATGGACGCCCGAAAAGATTGAGCACTTTATCGATGGCGAGTTGTACTTCACCACCACCAAGGCGGATCTCCCGGGCCCGTGGGTGTTCGACAAGCCGTTCTTCCTTCTGCTCAATCTGGCGGTCGGCGGAAACTTCGTGGGTGCCCCCGATGACATCACGACGTTCCCGCAGCAATTGACGGTGGATTGGGTACGCGTGTACGAGGCGACGCCGTGA
- a CDS encoding MFS transporter, whose protein sequence is MGKRSGVTAEYATPEADRVPFAQKLAYGMGAFVNNTLAAAIGGMLIILNLGFGMNPALVGLASALPRVTDALTDPLMGFISDHTRSRWGRRRPYIFVGAILSGVFFAVLWMMPTGKSEMFYFWYFLIGSTIFYLGYTIFATPWVALGYELTPDYNERTRLMGVQNFIGQLAYIVSPWFLWIMTHKPWFSTPVEGARSLALAIGAVAIVIGIMPAIFLRERFVAAPIAAPVNVSGTTRPQESMWDIVTRNTTLFFKGFATTIKSGPFRRLCVATFLVFNGFIMISSFQSYVIIYYVFGGNQERGAEYAGYAGTIGAISTFGVIFLVTWLATRIGKRKAFYFSTGVSMVGYALKWFCYDPTRPWLVLLPAPLMAFGLGGLFTLMGSMIADVVDVDELETHERREGMFGSIFWWVVKVGMAAALAMGGFLLNATGFDVALGSQQTSQALFLLRLSDVLVPFITSGIAIWTIAGYPITEEKAHDVRRALEARRTAAGTQPVTSP, encoded by the coding sequence CTGGGTAAACGCAGCGGGGTCACGGCGGAATACGCCACGCCCGAGGCAGATCGCGTACCCTTTGCCCAGAAGCTCGCCTATGGCATGGGCGCGTTCGTAAACAACACGCTGGCCGCTGCGATTGGCGGTATGCTGATCATTCTGAATCTCGGGTTCGGGATGAACCCGGCGCTGGTTGGATTGGCCAGCGCCCTTCCGCGCGTCACGGATGCACTGACGGATCCCCTCATGGGATTCATTTCCGACCACACGCGATCGCGGTGGGGACGGCGTCGCCCCTACATCTTCGTGGGGGCCATTCTCTCCGGCGTTTTTTTCGCGGTGTTGTGGATGATGCCGACCGGCAAGTCCGAGATGTTCTATTTCTGGTACTTCCTGATCGGTTCAACGATCTTCTATCTCGGTTACACCATCTTTGCCACGCCGTGGGTGGCTCTCGGCTATGAGCTGACGCCGGATTACAACGAACGCACGCGTCTCATGGGCGTGCAGAACTTCATCGGTCAGCTGGCCTATATCGTATCGCCGTGGTTCCTATGGATCATGACGCACAAGCCGTGGTTCTCCACGCCCGTTGAGGGTGCGCGGTCCCTGGCGCTTGCCATTGGCGCAGTGGCCATCGTGATCGGCATCATGCCAGCCATCTTTCTGCGCGAGCGTTTTGTGGCCGCGCCGATTGCGGCGCCAGTGAACGTGTCGGGAACGACGCGGCCACAGGAAAGCATGTGGGACATTGTCACCCGCAACACCACCCTGTTCTTCAAGGGCTTCGCCACCACCATCAAGTCGGGACCGTTCCGCCGATTGTGCGTCGCCACCTTTTTGGTGTTCAACGGTTTCATCATGATCTCGTCGTTTCAGTCGTACGTGATCATTTATTACGTGTTTGGCGGCAACCAGGAGCGTGGGGCCGAGTACGCGGGGTATGCCGGTACCATCGGCGCCATCTCGACATTCGGGGTCATCTTTCTGGTCACCTGGTTGGCGACTCGTATCGGCAAGCGCAAGGCGTTCTACTTCTCGACGGGCGTTTCCATGGTGGGATACGCGCTGAAGTGGTTCTGCTATGATCCAACCCGTCCGTGGCTGGTCCTGCTGCCGGCGCCGCTCATGGCCTTTGGCCTTGGCGGACTCTTCACCCTCATGGGGTCCATGATCGCCGACGTGGTCGACGTGGATGAACTCGAGACCCATGAGCGCCGCGAGGGGATGTTCGGCTCCATCTTCTGGTGGGTCGTGAAGGTGGGGATGGCGGCTGCGCTGGCGATGGGCGGGTTTCTGCTCAATGCCACCGGGTTTGATGTGGCGCTCGGCAGTCAGCAAACGTCGCAGGCACTCTTTCTGCTCCGCCTGAGTGACGTGCTGGTGCCGTTCATTACCTCCGGCATCGCCATTTGGACCATTGCCGGCTATCCCATTACCGAAGAGAAGGCTCACGACGTGCGACGCGCCCTTGAGGCGCGCCGCACTGCGGCTGGTACTCAGCCGGTGACGAGCCCGTAA